Part of the Methanobrevibacter boviskoreani JH1 genome is shown below.
AGATGCGATAACATCGTCGATTCTTAAAATCATTTCAGCAGCTTCGGAAGCAGATTGAATAGCTTGTTTTTTGACACGTTTAGGTTCTACAACACCAGCTTCTTTCATATCAGTGACTTTACCATTGAATACATTTAATCCCATGGTGGTTGAGTTTTCATGAGCAGCTCTTAAATCTACTAATGAATCGATACTGTCAATACCTGCATTTTCAGCTAAAGTTTTTGGTACAACTTCTAAACTTTCTGCAAATGCATTTACAGCTAATTGTTCTCTTCCACTGATTGATTCAGCATAGTCTTTTAATCTTTTTGCAATAGCTACTTCAGGAGCTCCTCCTCCAGCAACTACTTGACCATCTTCAATAGTTGCAGCAACTACACCAATAGCATCTTCAATAGCCCTTTTGATTTCGTCTGCAACATGTTTGGTACTACCTCTTACAAGTAAGGTTACAGCTTTAGGTTCTTTACAATCTTCTACAAAGATCATATCTTCACCAGAGACTTTTTTCTCGATTACTGAACCAGCCTCACCTAAATCGTCACTAGTTAAATCTTCAACATTACTGACGATGTTTGCACCGGTAGCTCTTGATAATTTTTCAATATCTGATTTTTTAACTCTTCTTACAGCTAAGATTCCTGCTTTGGATAAGTAGTGTTGAGCTAAGTCATCAATACCTTTTTGACAGAATAATACATTTGCTCCAGCATCGGAGATTTTTGCAACCATTTCTTTTAACATGTTTTCTTCTTGTTCAATAAATGCTTGCATTTGATTTGGATCTGTGATTCTGATTTCTGCATCTACTTCGGTTTCTTTAACTTCAAGAGCAGAGTTTAAGATAGCGATTTTTGCACCGTCAATTTCTGAAGGCATACCTTGGTGTACTCTTTCTTTATCAATAATTACACCTTGTACTAATTCAGAATCTTCGACAACTGCACCCTCTTTCTTCTCGATTTTAATGTGGTCAATATCTACTTTTCCGTCTTCTTCGACTTGTTCAACAGCTTGAACAACTAATTTTGCAAGAGGTTCACGAGCTTTTTCAGTTCCTTTACCGGTCATTGCAGTCATTGCAACTTTTTCTAAGGTTTCAGTATCAATATCGCTAATTGCAATCTCATCTAAAATTTCTTGAGCTTTTTCAGCAGCTTGTCTGTATCCCATTGCAATAATGGTTGGGTGAATATCCATATCTAATAATTCTTCAGATTGTTTTAATAATTCTCCTGCAATGATAACAGCAGTAGTAGTTCCGTCTCCTACTTCATCTTCTTGTGTTTTTGCTACTTCAACAAGCATTTTTGCTGCAGGATGGTCGATATCCATTTCTTTTAAGATAGTAACTCCATCGTTAGTTACTACAATATCTCCAAGTCCGTCTACTAACATTTTATCCATACCTTTTGGACCTAATGTAGTTCTTACGGTTTCAGCTAAAACTTTAGCAGCTAAAATATTATTTCTTTGTGCATCTTTACCTAATAACCTGTTAGTACCTTCAGGTAAAATGAATATTGGTTGACCTTGTTGTGCCATAATTTCACCTCAATATTTAAAATAATTCTTATAATCATTATCTAAATAGAATTATCTAATTAGACTTTAATTTTGCTTGATGTTTGTATTTAGAGAATATAACCATTTCATTCAATCATTTTAATACTATAACATAATGGTTTATACCCTTGTTAGTTTTTTTAAAAAAATTTAAAAAATTATCTAAAAATAAACATCTACATATAGAAGTGGGTTAGAGGTTATATAAATACTTTACGGTTAAAAGTAAATTTTTGTAACTAAAATAATTTATCATGATTTTCAATGATTATTATTTTATTTTCAGATTAAAAATATAGATTCCTTATCATATTTCTTTTTTCACGATTTAAGGAAATATTGTCCCTTTATTCTATTGAATCAATAAATTTAACTAATAAAATATCTCAGAATTTAATAATTTTTTTTAAAGATTAATATCTGATTTCTATTTCTTGGGTGACTATTATAAAATATATTAATCATCCTATGGAATTGTTAATTTAAAATCATTTTTAATTTTCAATGTATTGTAAAATTTTTATGAATCTAATTTTTTATTTAATTTCCTTAAAAAACATATAATTTTATATGTTTAAAAAACTTATAATATATTAATATAAATATTTAGTTAATTTTTTAGCTAAGATATATAACTTAAATTTCAAGATTTTTTAATAAATTATAATGATATTATTTTAAATAGTTGAATAATGATTAAAACTTTATGGAATTTTAATTTGATTTAATTTATTTGTAAAACGGTGTGATTTTATGGTAGGAATCGTAGGTTATGGTGCTTATGTACCTTCTTATAGGATTAAGGTTGAAGAAATTGCTAAAGTATGGGGTGATGAACCTGAACAATATAAGAAAGGTTTAGTTGTTAACGAAAAATCAGTACCTGCTCCTGATGAAGATGCTGTTACTATTGCAGTTATGGCTGCTAGAAATGCAGTAAGAAGAGCTCAAATAGATCCTAAAGATATTGGATCAGTATATGTTGGATCTGAATCCCACCCATATGCAGTTAAACCAACTGCTACTATTGTTGCAGATGCAATTGATGCAACTCCAAATTTAACTGCCGCAGATTTAGAATTTGCTTGTAAAGCAGGAACTGCAGGTATTCAGATGAATATGGGTTTAGTTGGATCTGATATGATTAAATATGGTTTAGCTATCGGTGCAGATACTTCCCAAGGTGCACCTGGTGATGCATTAGAATATACTGCATCCGCTGGAGGAGCTGCTTATATAATTGGTAAGGAAAATACAATTGCAGATATTACAAGAACCTGCAGTTTTACTACAGATACTCCTGATTTTTACAGAAGAGAAGGTCAGACTTATCCTTCACATGGTGGAAGATTCACCGGTAAACCTGCATATTATAGACATGTATTTGGTGCAGCAAAAAGAATGTTGGAAATGTCCGAGACTAGTGCGGAAGATTATGATTATTGTTGTTTCCACCAACCTAATGGTAAATTCTATATTAGAGCTGCTAGAACCTTAGGATTTAAACCAGAACAATATGAACAAGGTTTATTAACACCTTATATTGGTAATACCTATTCTGGTGCTGTTCCTTTAGGTTTATCACATATTTTAGATATTGCAAAACCTGGAGATAAAATATTTGTAGTAAGTTATGGTTCAGGTGCTGGTAGTGATGCATTCACTATTGAAGTGAATGATAGAATTGATGAAGTTAGGGATTTAGCTCCTAAAACTGATGATTATCTTAATGAGAAACATTATGTTGATTATGCAGTTTATGCTAAATATAAAGGTAAAATTAGAATGTCATAGGAGTGTATTACAATGAGAGATGTAGCAATTATAGGAGTTTCACAAACAAAATTTGGAGAATTATGGGATTCATCATTTAGATCCCTTGTTGCAGATGCTGGTATTGAAGCTATTGTAGACTCTAATATTGGTGGAGATGATATTGATGCAATGTATGTTGGTAATATGTCATCTGGTTTATTTGTAAACCAAGAACATATTGCATCACTTATATCTGACCATATGGGTTTAAATCCAATTCCATGTACAAGAGTTGAGGCAGCATGTGCATCCGGAAGTCTAGCATTAAGACAGGGTATTTTAGCTGTGGCTTCAGGATATCATGATGTGGTTGTATCTGCTGGTGTTGAAAAAATGACTGATGTTGTTGATGCTACACCTGCTATTGCAACAGCTTCTGATGTGGAATGGGAAGCTCAGCAAGGTGCAACTTTCCCTTCATTATATGCAATGATTGCAAAAAGACATATGTATGAATATGGTACTACAAGAGAACAACTTGCAGAATTTGCAGTAGTTGCTCATCACAATGCATCTAACAATCCTAGGGCACAGTTCCCATTTGAGATTACCGTGGATAAGGCATTAAACTCAACAATGGTTGCGGATCCTTTAACTTTATTCGATTGTTCACCTGTTTCTGACGGTGCTGCTGCTGTTGTTTTATGTCCGGCTGAGGATGCTAAGAAATATACTGATACTCCAATTTATGTAAAAGCTTCACAACAGGCTTCAGGTACTATTGCACTTCATGATAGAAGGGATATGACTACTATTGATTCTACTGTTTATGCTTCAAGAAAAGCATATAAACAAGCTGGAGTAACTGTAAAGGATATAGATCTTGCAGAGGTACATGATTGTTTCACAATCAATGGTTTACTTGCTGTTGAGGATTTAGGATTCTGTAAGAAAGGTGAAGGTGGAAAAGTTATTGCAGATGGTCAAACAAGAATTGATGGTGATCATCCAATTAACCCATCAGGTGGTTTAAAAGCTAGAGGTCACCCATTAGGTGCAACTGGTCTTGCTCAGGCAGCTGAGGTTGTATGGCAATTAAGAGGAGAAGCTGGAAAACGTCAAGTAGAAGGTGCAGAACTCGGACTCACTCATAATGTAGGTGGTACCGGAGGTACCTGTGCTGTACATATTTTAGGTGTTGACCCTAACTAAACACTTCCCTTTTTTATTTTCTTTTTTTTTGATTATTTTTAGATTATTAAAACACTTTTTCTGGTTTTCAATTGTTTATTCTAGATTACTTTTTCCTCCTATTTTTTGACTTTTTGATTTCTAACTATACAATTGGCCTATTCTTACTTTCAATTTCTTTTTAATTTCCATTTCTATATTGGATTATTTTTATTTTTTCCTATTTTCATTTATTTAATCCTTATCTTTCTTATTTTAGGTAATCTATTACTTTTATATTATTTGGATGGTTTTAATATTGTTTATAAAATTTATTTTTTTTTTTTAATTTTTAAAAAGCTTTATATAATATGATGTTAAAATTCATCTATAAAACTGATTATTCAGTCATTTTTTATTAATATTAAAAAGGTGATATTATGGTAAACAATTTAGTTGCATATTTCTCATGTACTGGTACCAGTAAAAATGCCGCTATTAAATTGGCAAATGTTGTTGATGGAGATTTATTTGAAATCCTTCCAGAAACACCTTACTCCTCAGATGATTTGGATTATAGGAATCCTGAAAGTCGTAATGTTAAAGAGAGGGATGGTAAGGAAATTCCGAAGGTATCTACAAAGGTAAATGACATGGATCAATACGATACGGTTTATTTGGTATTTCCAATATGGTGGTATGTGGCACCTAAGATAATCAATAGTTTCCTTGAAGAATATGATTTGTCCGGTAAAAGGATTGTTGTATCCTATACCTCAGGTGGAAGTAGCCTTGGAAACACTATTCCGGAACTTGAACCATCTGCACCAGGTGCAGAATTTATTCCGGGAGTAAGATTCAGCTCCTCTGATTCTGAGGAGGATATTAAGTCAAAATTAAACCTCTAAGATATAGGGGCACTGTTAAAAAATAGAATTAAAACTTTCTATTTTAACTTATTTTTCCAACTTTTATTTTTTTTTATTGTTTGTTTAATTTTTATATAGGTATTTTTATTTTTTAATAAAATTTTATACACAGTTTAATATATTGTATAAAAAACTCCTATCTTTTCCCATTTAAAATAAACACATTTATATATGATGATTTTTAATATTATCATTCTATGAATACATAAAATTTGTGAGGTATTCAAAATGGAAATTCAAAGAGCTGAATATAATGACATAGAAGAAATTTTGGATTTACAATATAAGGCATTTATAACTCAGGCTAGAAAGACTAGGGATTATTCCATAGAGCCTCTTCATCAAACAGTATCAAATGTACAAGAGGAGTTTGATAATGGTTTGATTTTAAAAGCTACTGATGATGAGGGCAAAATAATAGGTTCTGTTAGAAGTGTAACTGAGGACAATACAGTTCATATTAGTAAGTTGTTTGTTGATCCTAAATTGAAAAACTGTGGATTGGGTAGTACTTTACTTAATACTATTGAAGCAGAATCTAATGCAGAAAGAGCAGAGTTGTTTACAAATTCCTTATGCACCAAAAATATAAGTTTCTATAAGAAGAATGGTTACACTCCATATAAATTTGAATATATGCCTGAATTGGCTTTAAAGTTCGATTTCATATTTCTTGAAAAATATCTAACTTAATTATTATTTTTATTATTTTTTTATCTTTATTTTAAATTGGCTAGAAATGGAATATTTATTTTTAAAGTTGGCTTAAATTAAATTTTAATTTTAAAAAATTTTTTAGTCAGTTTTTTCTCATTTTTCAATTTTTTTTAAAATCTATAATTTTTATATATTATTAATTTATAATATTATCATATTAAGATTTATTTATAAAAGGTTGATTATTTTGAAAGATAAAGAGAAAAGGATACTTTTATC
Proteins encoded:
- the thsA gene encoding thermosome subunit alpha, with the protein product MAQQGQPIFILPEGTNRLLGKDAQRNNILAAKVLAETVRTTLGPKGMDKMLVDGLGDIVVTNDGVTILKEMDIDHPAAKMLVEVAKTQEDEVGDGTTTAVIIAGELLKQSEELLDMDIHPTIIAMGYRQAAEKAQEILDEIAISDIDTETLEKVAMTAMTGKGTEKAREPLAKLVVQAVEQVEEDGKVDIDHIKIEKKEGAVVEDSELVQGVIIDKERVHQGMPSEIDGAKIAILNSALEVKETEVDAEIRITDPNQMQAFIEQEENMLKEMVAKISDAGANVLFCQKGIDDLAQHYLSKAGILAVRRVKKSDIEKLSRATGANIVSNVEDLTSDDLGEAGSVIEKKVSGEDMIFVEDCKEPKAVTLLVRGSTKHVADEIKRAIEDAIGVVAATIEDGQVVAGGGAPEVAIAKRLKDYAESISGREQLAVNAFAESLEVVPKTLAENAGIDSIDSLVDLRAAHENSTTMGLNVFNGKVTDMKEAGVVEPKRVKKQAIQSASEAAEMILRIDDVIASSSEGPDPSQMGGAPGAGGMPPMM
- a CDS encoding hydroxymethylglutaryl-CoA synthase; amino-acid sequence: MVGIVGYGAYVPSYRIKVEEIAKVWGDEPEQYKKGLVVNEKSVPAPDEDAVTIAVMAARNAVRRAQIDPKDIGSVYVGSESHPYAVKPTATIVADAIDATPNLTAADLEFACKAGTAGIQMNMGLVGSDMIKYGLAIGADTSQGAPGDALEYTASAGGAAYIIGKENTIADITRTCSFTTDTPDFYRREGQTYPSHGGRFTGKPAYYRHVFGAAKRMLEMSETSAEDYDYCCFHQPNGKFYIRAARTLGFKPEQYEQGLLTPYIGNTYSGAVPLGLSHILDIAKPGDKIFVVSYGSGAGSDAFTIEVNDRIDEVRDLAPKTDDYLNEKHYVDYAVYAKYKGKIRMS
- a CDS encoding thiolase domain-containing protein; protein product: MRDVAIIGVSQTKFGELWDSSFRSLVADAGIEAIVDSNIGGDDIDAMYVGNMSSGLFVNQEHIASLISDHMGLNPIPCTRVEAACASGSLALRQGILAVASGYHDVVVSAGVEKMTDVVDATPAIATASDVEWEAQQGATFPSLYAMIAKRHMYEYGTTREQLAEFAVVAHHNASNNPRAQFPFEITVDKALNSTMVADPLTLFDCSPVSDGAAAVVLCPAEDAKKYTDTPIYVKASQQASGTIALHDRRDMTTIDSTVYASRKAYKQAGVTVKDIDLAEVHDCFTINGLLAVEDLGFCKKGEGGKVIADGQTRIDGDHPINPSGGLKARGHPLGATGLAQAAEVVWQLRGEAGKRQVEGAELGLTHNVGGTGGTCAVHILGVDPN
- a CDS encoding flavodoxin, with product MVNNLVAYFSCTGTSKNAAIKLANVVDGDLFEILPETPYSSDDLDYRNPESRNVKERDGKEIPKVSTKVNDMDQYDTVYLVFPIWWYVAPKIINSFLEEYDLSGKRIVVSYTSGGSSLGNTIPELEPSAPGAEFIPGVRFSSSDSEEDIKSKLNL
- a CDS encoding GNAT family N-acetyltransferase, whose amino-acid sequence is MEIQRAEYNDIEEILDLQYKAFITQARKTRDYSIEPLHQTVSNVQEEFDNGLILKATDDEGKIIGSVRSVTEDNTVHISKLFVDPKLKNCGLGSTLLNTIEAESNAERAELFTNSLCTKNISFYKKNGYTPYKFEYMPELALKFDFIFLEKYLT